DNA sequence from the Marinilongibacter aquaticus genome:
CAATTCGGCAAAAGCTTTGAAAGTCAAAGCCGGATCGATGTTGATAATCACATTACCGAAATCGAAAAGGACAGCTTTGTATGGCTTCATCATTTACTCAATCACCACACCCATCGAACAAAACTTCTCGATACGGGCATCTACCCGATCTTGCACTTCGATCTTATCCAAGGCTTTGATTTCTTTGAGAATTCTCTTTTTCAAAATCTCGCTTGCCTTTTCAAAATCAAGGTGTGCTCCGCCCTCGGGCTCTTCGATAAGCCCATCCACCAAACCAAAACCTTTCATGTCTTCGGCTGTTAATTTCAGTGCGTCGGCAGCTTGTTCTTTAAAATCCCAGCTTTTCCACAAAATGGTGGAACAGTTTTCGGGTGAAATCACAGAATACCATGAGTTTTCAAGCATCAGCACGCGATCGCCCACACCTATTCCCAAAGCACCGCCCGAAGCTCCCTCGCCTATAATTACGCAAATTACCGGCACTTTCAAGGTCATCATTTCTTTGATGTTGCGGGCAATGGCTTCACCTTGTCCGCGTTCTTCGGCTTCAAGCCCAGGGTAAGCACCCGGCGTATCGATCAATGTTACGATGGGCACATTGAATTTCTCGGCCATTCGCATCAAACGCAAAGCTTTTCTGTAGCCTTCGGGATTGGGCATACCAAAGTTGCGGTATTGTCGCTCTTTGGTTTTGCGTCCTTTTTGCTGACCGATAATCATGACAGTTTGCCCATCGATATTGCCCAAACCACCTACAATAGCCGGATCGTCGCGGACATTGCGGTCGCCATGCAATTCGTGGAATTCTTGGCACATGAGCTGAATATAGTCTAAACTGTATGGCCTATCGGGATGACGCGAGAGCTGCACTCTCTGCCATCTTGTCAAGTTCTCAAACGTTTCTTTTCTCAAGGCTTCAATGCTGTTAGTGAGGTTTCTAACTGCCGAACTTACGTCTACGTTATTTTTCAAAGCCAAATTTTTCATGTCTTCCAACTTGGCTTCCAATTCGGCAATGGGTTTCTCAAACTCCAATAAAGTTCTCATTTATGAATCGCTTTCTAAATTCTAAACAATATTTATTTAAGACGAACTCTTGTACAGCTTTAGAGTTCGTACGATTGGCCACGTGCGGGGATCTCAATTTCCCGAAAGGCCCTTTCTTCCAAAACAGATTTAAAATTACACATCGAATCGAATTCTCCGTGAACCAAAAAGAGCT
Encoded proteins:
- a CDS encoding acetyl-CoA carboxylase carboxyltransferase subunit alpha; amino-acid sequence: MRTLLEFEKPIAELEAKLEDMKNLALKNNVDVSSAVRNLTNSIEALRKETFENLTRWQRVQLSRHPDRPYSLDYIQLMCQEFHELHGDRNVRDDPAIVGGLGNIDGQTVMIIGQQKGRKTKERQYRNFGMPNPEGYRKALRLMRMAEKFNVPIVTLIDTPGAYPGLEAEERGQGEAIARNIKEMMTLKVPVICVIIGEGASGGALGIGVGDRVLMLENSWYSVISPENCSTILWKSWDFKEQAADALKLTAEDMKGFGLVDGLIEEPEGGAHLDFEKASEILKKRILKEIKALDKIEVQDRVDARIEKFCSMGVVIE